The Candidatus Poribacteria bacterium DNA window CAAAATCAGACACCTGAGAAAGTTGTCAAATCGATAGACGGCCAAGTCCAGGTGATTGTCCCATCTGGTTGGACAGAATTATCAGAATTACACGGTGATACGATTTTGAAAGTTGGTAATGTTTGGGACGAACTCTTCTTAATCGTGATGTTAGAAAATAAGAGGGATTTTATTAGCATGAATCTCGACAACTATTCTCAGATCGCTACAGAAACACTAATATCCGGTTTAGGGGCCGCAGAAAAATCTCAACCGCTTGAGTTACTAATCCGCAATAATAGAGCCATTCAGTATGAAATCCGTGCCACCGTTGAAGATATGAGCGTAGTGTATCTCCACACTAGTGTTGAAGATAGCCAAAATTACTATCAGGTGATAGGCTGGACATCAAGTTCTCAATTTTATAACAAAGAATCGGTCCTTCAGGATATTACACAGAGTTTCCAAATTACTCCATGATAGTAACTTGCTCTACTTAGGAAGTGAATCCCAATGAAATCGGAGTGTTGAAATCCCAAAGGTTGGAATGAGGATGATTATATAATGAATAGGTCGCTGAGTGAAGTTGACCCACAGATTATCCAGATTATGCTACAAGATCTGGATCGGCTACAAAATTGCTTGACACTCATCCCTTCGGAAAATTATGTGAGCCGAGCGGTCATGCAGATGCAGGCGAGCGTCCTGACCAGTAAATACGCCGAAGGAACCCCCGGTGCCCGTTACTACAACGGCTGTGCAGCCGCAGATGGTGTGGAAAGCCTTGCAATCGAGCGTGCGAAGCAACTTTTCGGTGTTGATCATGTCAACGTCCAACCGCACGCCGGAAATTTAGCCAATATGGCAGCGTACCAAGCACTACTTGAGCGGGGCGATACAATTCTGTCAATGCGACTGGATCACGGCGGTCATCTGAGTCATGGACTTCCCCAGAATTTCTCAGGTCAATATTACAATGTAGTGTCTTACGGTGTTGACCCAGAGACAGAACAGATCGACATGGCTACGATAGCCGAACTTGCGAAAGAACATCGCCCCAAGCTGATCATCGTTGGCGGAAGCGCTTACCCACGCTGGTTCGATTTTGCGGGCTGGCGAGAAGTCGCTGATTCCGTCGATGCGTATCTGATGGCGGACATCGCCCATATCGCTGGACTTATCGCCGCAGATGTCCATCCGGATCCAGTGCCTTATTGCGACGTGATTACCACAACTACCCATAAAACGTTGCGGGGTCCGCGGGGCGCAATTGTGATGTGCCGGG harbors:
- a CDS encoding serine hydroxymethyltransferase; protein product: MNRSLSEVDPQIIQIMLQDLDRLQNCLTLIPSENYVSRAVMQMQASVLTSKYAEGTPGARYYNGCAAADGVESLAIERAKQLFGVDHVNVQPHAGNLANMAAYQALLERGDTILSMRLDHGGHLSHGLPQNFSGQYYNVVSYGVDPETEQIDMATIAELAKEHRPKLIIVGGSAYPRWFDFAGWREVADSVDAYLMADIAHIAGLIAADVHPDPVPYCDVITTTTHKTLRGPRGAIVMCREELAESVDRAVFPGIQGGPFMHTIAAKAVAFKEAMEPAFKAYQSQVVKNAKALAEALIGNGFRLVSGGTDNHLMLIDLTATYKQLSGRQAADHLEDAGIIVNKNTIPLDKRSATTTSGVRLGTPMISGRGMKETEMQLIADLITETLEGRRSAETKRGVREKVRDLCGQFPIYEDLNLWT